In Leptospira perdikensis, a single genomic region encodes these proteins:
- a CDS encoding LIC11270 family surface protein, producing MKSHLLPVLILFLNVFLFIDCKTKLDLGEESKLPVVSTLFNNRMLLLLKGTYATDNPLDWSELNNGTGDLYIDAQGEGLDPTMTLVNQPKVGNIPIFLDIGEVRISSKYVKGLNELTQIRDTVDSNKFWDYIAPNRQVFCTVTYSFDNNTCTESNGIMKASDFFNGIGAQFPSNDPSSQTESWETALSTGQPWLGRQYYYAAIYFRSLVTGYALDAGLPVTGRFDNRPIVNGLNIVPRNNYVAGTTSSAKSTIVPKMFPTLYSQLPTQSDMQIRDGFDPYILEVRINLKENLMLHSYLTSRSTTVTYVGVSDVFYDHKGEGDAGGNILTRARVIYPETASSLTISGGNNSLLHYYGIFRYQETEFINVLPLAATPAKQGAKIKYLNPGTYKAVCLGDLTKQDGYPDTVVRETTFSIPEYPFRETYNINLTCP from the coding sequence ATGAAATCCCACTTACTTCCCGTCCTCATTTTATTTCTCAATGTTTTCCTTTTCATCGATTGTAAAACCAAATTGGATTTAGGAGAAGAATCGAAACTGCCCGTCGTTTCGACCCTCTTCAACAATCGTATGTTATTACTCCTAAAAGGAACCTATGCAACTGATAATCCTCTCGATTGGAGTGAACTCAATAACGGAACGGGAGATTTATACATAGATGCCCAAGGGGAAGGCCTTGACCCAACTATGACTCTTGTCAACCAACCCAAAGTAGGAAACATCCCGATTTTTCTCGATATAGGAGAGGTGCGAATCTCCAGTAAATACGTGAAAGGATTGAACGAACTAACACAGATTCGTGATACAGTGGATTCCAATAAATTTTGGGACTATATTGCACCTAACAGACAAGTATTTTGTACGGTAACTTATTCTTTTGATAACAATACCTGTACGGAAAGTAATGGGATTATGAAAGCATCTGATTTCTTTAATGGAATCGGAGCTCAGTTCCCTTCTAATGACCCCTCTTCCCAAACAGAAAGTTGGGAAACAGCGCTCTCCACAGGACAACCTTGGCTTGGTCGACAGTATTATTATGCAGCGATTTACTTTCGTTCACTTGTAACTGGATATGCACTCGATGCTGGGCTTCCTGTTACGGGTCGTTTTGACAATAGGCCAATCGTCAACGGACTCAACATTGTCCCACGTAACAACTATGTTGCGGGAACAACTTCCTCGGCAAAAAGTACAATTGTACCAAAAATGTTCCCCACTCTTTATTCGCAACTTCCTACCCAATCGGATATGCAAATTCGAGATGGTTTCGATCCCTACATTCTGGAAGTGCGAATTAACTTAAAAGAAAACTTGATGTTACATTCTTATCTAACCAGTCGCTCGACAACGGTAACTTATGTCGGTGTCAGTGATGTTTTTTATGACCACAAAGGGGAAGGGGATGCCGGTGGAAATATATTGACAAGGGCTCGGGTGATTTATCCTGAAACTGCATCAAGCCTTACGATCTCCGGTGGTAACAATTCTTTGTTACATTATTATGGCATCTTTCGATACCAAGAAACTGAATTTATAAACGTTTTGCCACTTGCTGCAACACCAGCAAAACAAGGTGCTAAAATAAAATACTTAAATCCAGGCACTTATAAGGCGGTTTGTTTAGGAGACCTGACGAAACAGGACGGTTATCCAGACACTGTAGTACGAGAGACTACATTTTCGATTCCTGAATATCCTTTCCGTGAAACATATAACATTAATTTGACATGCCCTTAG
- the truA gene encoding tRNA pseudouridine(38-40) synthase TruA: MPNYALLVEYDGNHFYGWQKQKDIPTVQSSIESALAIILNKNPASPLSVAGRTDTGVHALGMVCNFKTESPIPNFHKFLVSVNALTKKGVSVKNIVEVPKEFHSRFSCTGREYIYKIYYSKYESSFVEGRAYWEKHPVDWDFVENQLKNLIGEKDFRSLTKAKSMAGKRAIRNIFDIRLERLTSDWIQIRIRANGFMHNMVRITVGTLLDIGKGRWKSRSIGSILEEKNRTIAGITLPPDGLYFVRAYYEDYPEIHELYKITLP, from the coding sequence TTGCCCAACTACGCTCTTCTCGTCGAATACGACGGTAATCATTTTTACGGTTGGCAGAAACAAAAAGACATTCCCACGGTTCAATCCTCCATTGAATCTGCTCTTGCCATTATTTTAAACAAAAATCCCGCATCACCTTTGTCAGTCGCAGGAAGAACAGATACCGGTGTCCATGCATTGGGCATGGTGTGTAATTTCAAAACAGAATCCCCCATTCCGAACTTTCACAAATTCCTGGTGTCTGTGAATGCACTCACCAAAAAAGGGGTTTCGGTAAAAAACATTGTCGAAGTTCCCAAAGAGTTCCATTCGCGATTTAGTTGCACAGGAAGAGAATACATCTACAAAATCTATTATAGCAAATATGAAAGTAGTTTTGTAGAAGGGAGAGCCTATTGGGAGAAACACCCTGTTGATTGGGATTTTGTAGAAAACCAACTAAAAAATCTCATTGGTGAGAAGGACTTTCGTTCTCTTACCAAAGCAAAGTCAATGGCCGGAAAACGTGCCATTAGGAATATCTTTGACATTCGTTTGGAACGATTGACATCCGATTGGATCCAAATCCGAATTCGTGCCAATGGATTTATGCACAATATGGTTCGTATTACTGTCGGAACTTTACTAGACATTGGAAAGGGACGTTGGAAATCTAGATCCATCGGCTCCATTTTGGAAGAGAAGAACCGTACGATTGCAGGGATCACCCTCCCGCCGGACGGACTCTATTTTGTCCGCGCATATTACGAAGATTATCCGGAAATTCATGAATTGTATAAAATCACTCTTCCTTAG